The genomic stretch CGCGCCGCCTGACAGATAGCCGCGATATCCACCACGCGCAGCAGCGGGTTGCTGGGACTTTCCACCAGCACCAGCTTCGGTTTTTCCGCCAGCGCCGCCTGCAGTTCGGCCGCATTGCCCTGATCGACGAATTTCACCCGGTAGGCGCCACGTTTGCTCAGGCTGTCGAACAAACGGTAGCTGCCGCCGTAGCAATCGAGCGGAGCCACCAACAGGTCGCCAGGCCGCAAAAACACCGTACAGACCAGCAGAATCGCCGACATGCCGCTGCTGGTCATGACCGCGCCCGCGCCCCCCTCCAGTTCCGCCAGCGCGCGTTGAACCACATCACGGGTCGGGTTGCCGCGCCGGGAATAGTCGTGCGCTCTGGGTTCATTAAAGCCGGTGAAATTGTAGGTGCTGGAGAGATGAATCGGGGGAACAACGCAACCGAACTGCTCGTCATTGTTTAACCCACTGCGGACTGCGATAGTAGCCTGTTTACGCGTCATCGGTGCTTTTCCTGACTGGAGGACTGAGGTAAAGAGATTAAAGAGTAAACCCGGACGATATAGACGTCAATACATCTGGACTTCTAAACTTCTTTGCGTATAGATTGAGCATCCCTATAATAATCGTTAGAATTATGGTGTTTTGTGCCAGTGACTGTTTTTATCACGATCAATATTTAAGGTATCCCATGGCTGAGTGGAATGGCGAATACGTAAGCCCATACGCTGAACACGGCAAGAAGAGTGAGCAGGTTAAGAAGATCACCGTATCTATCCCTTTGAAGGTACTGAAGATACTGACAGACGAGCGTACCCGTCGTCAGGTCAACAACCTGCGTCACGCAACCAATAGCGAGTTACTGTGTGAGGCGTTTTTGCACGCTTTTACCGGCCAACCCTTACCGAATGATGACGACCTGCGTAAAGAACGCGGCGACGAAATTCCCGATGCCGCCAAGGCAATTATGCGTGAGATGGGGATCGACCCGGATACGTGGGAATACTAAATCACCCGTTTGGAGCGGATGGGAAAAAACATCAGAAACAACAAAGGCACCCGCAGGTGCCTTTGTTTTGGACGGAAAACAGTTTTGGCTGGAAAAACAGTTAACCGGTTTTCCGCCCCGGTGCAAAAACCAATTATTTTTTGGTGCCCGGGACGCTGAAGCGTTTGTTGAAACGCTCAACACGACCACCGGTGTCAACGACACGCTGTTTGCCGGTGAAGAACGGGTGGCAAGCGCCGCACACGTCCAGGTTCAGGTCATGAGCAGCAGTGGAACGGGTTTTGATGACGTTACCGCAAGAGCAAGTAGCGGTAATTTCAACGTAATTCGGGTGAATACCTTCTTTCATGGGAAACCTCTGTTTAAGGCCGTGTCGCTATCCAGCCCTGTTCCGCCAGACACCACACGAAGTTGAGTGAAATGTTCTTTACACCACAAGGTATAAAGGCGGCGGATCATACAGAAATTAACCACCCGATGCAATTGGATCCGTGCGGACTCGCCGCCCCGGATAAACAAGATGGCGCGCAAGATTGCACAACGCATCCGCGCACAGTACCGTGACGGCAGACAAACCCTCATGCATGACGTAAGACTTTCATGACGCATTTGAACGCAGAGACCATGCCCGTTGTTCAGGTTGCCTTGCCGGTACCGCTGACGCGCACGTTTGATTACCGGCTGCCGCCAGGCATGACGCCGCCGGTGCCGGGCGTGCGCGTCAGCGTTCCCTTCGGCAACCGTAAGATGATCGGTATCGTCACTGCCCTGAGCGCCGGTAGCGAACTGCCGCTGGAACAGCTTAAACCGCTGCACGACGTGCTCGACGACGCCCCGCTGTTTCCGGACAGTCTGTGGCGCATCCTGCTGTGGGCGGCGGAGTATTACCACTATCCGCTTGGCGAGGTGCTGTTCCATGCCCTGCCAATATTGCTCCGCCAGGGGAAACCGGCCCATAGCGCGCCGCTCTGGCAATGGTTCGCTACCGAGCAGGGGCGCGCCACGCCGCTGAACGCACTGAAACGGGCGCCCAAGCAACAGCAGGCGCTGGCGGCGCTGCTACAAGGGCCGCTGTACCGCCATCAGATGGCGGAAACCGAGCTGACGGAAGCCGCGCTGCAGGCGCTGCGTGAAAAAGGGCTGAGCGAACTGCGCGCGCTGCCGCAGCAGGTGCGGGACTGGCGCAACGATTTCAGCCTGACGGGCGAGCGCCTGCGTCTTAATACCGAACAGGCTACCGCCGTCGGCGCCATACGCAGCGAAGACGATCATTTTGCCGCCTGGCTGCTGGCGGGCATTACCGGCTCCGGCAAAACCGAGGTCTACCTCAGCGTGCTGGAAAATATTCTGGCGCAAGGCAAGCAGGCGCTGGTGCTGGTGCCGGAAATCGGCCTGACGCCGCAAACCATCGCCCGCTTCCGCGATCGGTTCAACGCGCCGGTGGAAGCGCTGCATTCAGGGCTGAACGACGGCGAGCGGCTGTCGGTGTGGCTGCGCGCCAGACAAGGCGAAGCAGCCATCGTCATCGGCACCCGTTCCGCGCTGTTTACCCCTTTTGCCCGACTGGGGCTGATCGTCATCGACGAAGAACACGACGGCTCCTACAAGCAGCAGGAAGGCTGGCGTTATCACGCCCGCGATCTGGCGGTGTTCCGCGCCCGGCAGGAAGACATTCCCATCGTCATGGGGTCGGCCACGCCGGCGCTGGAAACGCTTTATAACGTGCAGATTGGCAAATACCGCCAGTTGCGTCTTAGCAAGCGCGCCGGCAATGCCCGACTGGCGCAGCAACATTTGCTGGACCTGAAAGGGCTGCCGCTGACCACCGGTTTGTCGCAGCCGTTAATCAACCGCATCCGCCATCACCTGGCCGCGGACAATCAGGTCATCCTGTTTCTCAACCGCCGGGGTTTCGCGCCGGTGGTGCTGTGCCATGAATGCGGCTGGATCGCCGAATGCCAGCGCTGCGACAGCTACTACACCCTGCACCAGCATCAACGGATGATGCGTTGCCACCACTGCGACAGCCAGCGTCCGATACCGCAGCAATGCCCGCAGTGCGGCTCTACCCATCTGGTGCCGGTCGGTCTGGGCACCGAACAGCTGGAACAAGCGTTGCCGACGCTGTTTCCCGAGGCTCCGATCACCCGTATCGATCGCGATACCACCAGCCGCAAAGGGGCGCTGGAGCAGCAACTGGCGCAGGTTCGCCAGGGCGGCGCCCGCATTCTGATCGGCACCCAGATGCTCGCCAAAGGCCACCACTTTCCCGACGTCACGCTCGTGGCGTTGCTGGATGTCGACAGCTCGCTGTTTTCCGCCGACTTCCGCGCCACCGAACGCTTCGCCCAGCTCTACACCCAGGTGTCCGGTCGCGCCGGTCGCGCCGGCAAGGCGGGCGAAGTGGTGCTGCAAACCCATCACCCGGAGCATCCGCTGTTGCAGACGCTGCTGCATCAGGGCTACGACGCTTTCGCCAGCCAGACGCTGAAAGAACGCCAGAGCGTGTTCCTGCCGCCGTTTACCAGCCATGTGCTGTTCCGGGCCGATGACCACGACAATCAGCAGGCCAGCCTGTTCCTGCAACAGTTACGCAATCTGCTGGAAGCCAGTCCGCTGCGCGACGACTCGCTGTGGTTGATGGGACCGGTGCCGGCGCTGCAGCCCAAGCGTGCCGGGCGTTTTCGCTGGCAATTGCTGCTGCAGCATCCGTCGCGCGCCACGCTGCAACGACTGATCCGCAATTCCATGCCGTTGATCGATACCCTGCCGCAAACGCGCAAAGTGAAATGGGTGATGGATGTCGACCCGACGGACAATTGAGCCGATTCTGAGCCGCCGGAATATCTGATGCCAGCAGCAGCGGCATTTTTTGCGAACAGCCCCGAGAAACAGATAATTCAGGCTGCGCCTGCGTAAATTATTCGATAAATATTGAATGCAATCTGTTAAGAGTGATGGCGGAAGCAGTATGCTGATCAGGCGGTTGGCACAACACCGGACGCCAGGCGCCGGGGTGACAACCCGCCACCCAGTGCTATACCTGTGCATAGGGCTCCCGATACCGTCGCCGCCCGCACGGAGCATGTCCGGTCGGGAACCCTGAACCATACGATACTTCACGACAGCACCGCCTGGTCATGCCGCGTTTCATGACGGCGCATGGCAAAATCAGACATCCTGAAAAACGGTGGCCGGCCTTTGATAGCGGTCCCTTGACTACGGCGCCAGTAAACGCTGACGCAAGGAGGAAATGCGTTGGAGCAGAAAAAATTCATCCCGCCCGCAACGATGAAAGACGTTGCCGACCAGGCCGGCGTATCCACCGCAACGGTGTCCCGCGCCTTGACCAATCCTGAGAAGGTGTCGGCCACCACCCGCCAAAAGGTGGAGCAGGCCGCGCTGGCGGTGGGATACTCTGCACAAAATCTTGCCCGTAATATGAAACGGCATGAGTCGAGAACGATTCTGGCGCTCGTTCCCGATATCTGCGATCCCTTTTTCACCGAAATGCTGCGCGGTATTGAGGAAACGGCGGCGGAACGCGGCTATCTGGTACTGATTGGCGATTGCGCCCACCAGCGCAAAACGGAAAAGACCTTTCTGGACCTGATCACTACCCGGCAGATCGACGGCATTCTGCTGCTGGGCTCGCAGCTGCCGTTTGATGCCGGCAAGGACGAACGCCGTCATCTGCCGCCGATGGTGATGGCAAATGAGTTCGCCCCTGAGCTGGATATGCCCACCGTACACATCGATAACCTGACCGCGGCGTTCGAGGCCGTCAGTTATCTCAATCAGCTGGGGCACCGGCGCATCGCCTGTATCGCCGGTCCGGAACAGATTCCGATCAGCGAATACCGGCTACAGGGCTATATTCAGGCGTTACGCCGCTGCGGGCTGGTGATCGACAACCAGTACATCGTGCGCGGCGACTTCAGCTATGACACCGGTTCCCGCGGCCTGATACGGTTGATGTCGCACCCCACGCCGCCCACCGCGATTTTCTGCCACTGCGACGTCATGGCGCTGGGGGCGCTGACGCAGGCGCGCAAAATGGGGCTGGACGTGCCGCGTGACCTGTCGCTGGTCGGGTTCGATGACATCGCGCAGGCCAGCCACTGCTTTCCGGCGCTGACCACCGTTTCCCAGCCGCGCTACGATATCGGTCGCGAAGCCATGCTATTGCTGCTGGCTCAATTGCAGCAACACAAGGTCCAGCGGGGGTCGCGGCTGATATCCAGCCAGCTGATTATCCGCGACAGCACCGCCGCGCCGTCTCTGCGTGTTACAGGCTTTAAGAATTCCGGTGCTGGTCAAACATTTTAGGGTTCAGTAACATGGCGACCTGTTACTTATTTTTTTCGCAACGAAACGATTGTGGCACAACGAGACTATGTCAGCCGGGGGCGTTCTGGAACGCGCCGGAAAAAAACATCCAGCCGGAAACGAGGCGGGTCCTCGGGCGCATCCAAGACGATGATAGCGCTGGCCGTTGCCGTGCTGGTCACGTTTGCCGGCGGACTCTATTTTATCGCCCACAATAAGCCGGACGAATCGCCGGTCCTGCCGCATCAGGGGACCAAAGGCAACGGGTTGCCGCCTAAACCGGAAGAGCGCTGGCGTTATATCAAGGAACTGGAAAACCGGCAGATTGGCGTTGCTTCGCCGACCGAACCCTCGGCGGGCGGAGAAATCCAGTCGACGGGCCAACTTACCGATGAACAGCGGCAACTGCTGGAGCAGATGCAGTCGGACATGAAACGCCAGCCGACCACGCTGACGGAAGTGCCCTACAACGATCAAAGCCAGATGCCGGCCCGCTCGGTAGCGCCCAGGCCGCAGACGGTCGTGCCGATCGTGCCCAATACCAGCACCATGACGCCGCCGACGCCGCCGCGTACCACGACTGCCGTTCCGGCGGCCAGCCAGCATCATACGACCCAGGCGACGACGCCACCGGCACAGACGGCGCAGAAACCGGTGCAGACAGAGCCCCGTAAAGAGGCCGTCAAAACTGAAACGGCAGCCAAAGAAACCGCCAAAGCCGACAGCAAGACAGCAGAGAACACCAAGCCAGAGAAAGAACAACGCTGGATGGTGCAATGCGGTTCGTTCAAAACAGCGGAGCCTGCCGAATCGGTAAGAGCGGAACTGGCGTTTGCCGGCGTCGAAAGCCGTATCGCCAGCAGCGGCGGCTGGCATCGGATTATGCTCGGGCCGTACAACAGCCGTACCGTGGCCGACAAAATGGCACAAAAACTCAAAGGCATGGGGCAATCCAACTGCATCCCGTTAGCCAGCGGGGGTTGAAAACCCCCCGCCCCTCCCCCATGTTTATCGTCAATATGCCCCGCGTCCGCGCGGGGGCCTTTTTCTCAGTAACGGGGATAAACTCGTGACAACAATTGTAAGCGTACGCCGCAACGGTCAGGTCGTGATTGGCGGAGACGGACAGGCCACCCTGGGCAACACCGTAATGAAAGGCAACGTGCGTAAAGTACGCCGTCTGTACAACGACCGGGTTATCGCCGGATTCGCTGGCGGCACCGCCGATGCGTTTACCCTGTTTGAACTGTTCGAACGCAAGCTGGAGCTGCATCAAGGGCATCTGGTGAAGGCCGCCGTGGAACTGGCTAAAGATTGGCGCACCGACCGCATGCTGCGTCGGCTGGAAGCGCTGCTGGCGGTCGCCGACGAAAACGCGTCGCTGATCATCACCGGCAACGGCGACGTGATTCAGCCGGAAAACGATCTGATCGCTATCGGCTCCGGCGGCCCCTACGCGCAGGCTGCCGCGCGCGCCCTGCTGGAAAATACCGAATTAAGCGCCCGGGAGATTGTCGAAAAATCACTGGGTATTGCGGGTGACATCTGCATCTACACCAACCAGTTCCACACGATTGAAGAATTAGCCTCCAAGGCGTAAGGATCTACTATGTCTGAAATGACCCCGCGCGAAATAGTCAGCGAGCTTGATAGCTACATCATCGGCCAGCACAAAGCGAAGCGCGCCGTGGCGATTGCCTTGCGTAACCGCTGGCGCCGCATGCAGCTGGAAGAGAGCCTGCGCCATGAAGTCACCCCGAAAAACATTCTGATGATCGGCCCGACCGGGGTGGGGAAAACCGAAATCGCCCGTCGTCTCGCCAAGCTGGCCAACGCCCCGTTCATCAAGGTGGAAGCGACCAAATTCACCGAAGTGGGCTACGTCGGCAAGGAAGTAGACTCGATTATCCGCGACCTGACCGATGTCGCCATCAAGATGGTGCGCCAGCAGTCGATGGAGAAAAATCGCTACCGCGCCGAAGAGCTGGCCGAGGAGCGCATTCTGGACGTACTGATTCCGCCGGCCAAGAACAACTGGGGCCAGACGGAAGAGAATCACGAGCCGTCTGCCGCCCGTCAGGCGTTTCGCAAGAAACTGCGCGAAGGGTCGCTTGACGATAAAGAGATCGAAATCGAGCTGGCGGCGGCTCCCGTCGGCGTCGAAATCATGGCCCCTCCGGGCATGGAAGAGATGACTAATCAGTTGCAGTCAATGTTCCAGAACCTGGCGGGTCAGAAACAGAAAAACCGCAAGATCAAGATTCGCGAAGCCTTCAAGCTACTGGTGGAAGAAGAAGCCGCCAAGCTGGTCAACCCGGAAGAGCTTAAGCAACAGGCGATCGAAGCGGTAGAGCAGCACGGCATCGTGTTCATCGATGAGATCGACAAGATCTGCAAACGGGGCGACACCTCCGGTCCGGACGTGTCCCGCGAAGGGGTGCAGCGCGACCTGCTGCCGCTGGTGGAAGGCTGTACCGTGTCCACCAAGCACGGCATGGTGAAAACCGACCACATCCTGTTCATCGCCTCCGGCGCGTTCCAGGTCGCCAGCCCGTCGGATCTGATCCCCGAGCTGCAGGGTCGTCTGCCGATTCGCGTGGAATTGCAGGCGCTGACCACCGAAGACTTCGAACGTATTCTGACCGAACCCAGCGCGTCGCTGACCCGTCAGTATCAGGCATTGATGGAAACCGAAGGCGTCAACATCACGTTCCAGCCGGACGGCATCCGTCGTATCGCGGAAGCGGCCTGGCAGGTTAACGAGCGCACGGAGAACATCGGCGCCCGCCGTCTGCACACGGTGCTGGAACGACTGATCGAAGAAGTATCCTACGGCGCCAGCGAAATGAACGGCCAAACCGTGACGATCGATGCAGATTATGTACGCAGTCACCTTGATGAGTTGGTAGCAGATGAAGATCTGAGCCGATTTATCTTATAATCCGTGTTCACGGATCGCACTGATGACTGACCAGTGGGAGGCCAATGCCTCCCACTGCTGTTTTTATCACCGTCACCAGGCTTTATTTTCCAGAACTGAACGCGCCACAATCTGGCTGATACCATGGCCCATTAACACCATGACCCAATTGACACATAGCAGCAAAACCCAAGCCTGGCTGGACAGCCTGCGTCCCAAGACGCTGCCGCTGGCTTTTGCCTCCATCGTTACCGGCACCGTCATCGCCTGCTGGCACAGCAACTTCAAGCCCGGCGTGGCGCTGCTGACGCTGATTACCGCCGGCTTGTTGCAAATCCTCTCCAATCTGGCTAACGACTATGGCGACGCCGTGAAAGGCAGCGACAAGGAAGACCGCATCGGCCCGCTACGCGGCATCCAGACCGGCGCCATCAGCCTGCAGGAGCTACGCAAGGCTCTGCTCATTACCGTGACGCTGACGGCGATTTCCGGCAGCGCGCTGGTCGCGCTGGCCTGCGAAAAGCCGGTGGACATCGTGGTGTTTCTGGCGCTCGGCCTGCTGGCGATTCTGGCCGCCATTACCTATACCGTCGGCAATAAACCGTATGGTTATATTGGGCTTGGCGACATCTCGGTGCTGATCTTTTTCGGCTGGCTGAGCGTGGCCGGGTCGTACTACCTGCAAACCGGCTACTTCGACAGCAGCGTCATTCTGCCCGCCACCGCCTGTGGTTTGCTGGCCGTCGCGGTGCTCAACATCAACAATCTGCGCGATATCGACAGCGATCGGGAAAACGGCAAGAACACGCTGGCGGTAAGGCTCGGCGCTCACAAGGCCCGGCGCTACCACATGGTGCTGCTGATGACGGCGCCGGTCTGTCTGGCGCTGTTCGCCATGCTTTATCTGCATACGCTGGCAGGCTGGCTGTTTATTCTGGCGCTGCCGCTGCTGGTGAAGCAGGGGCGCTACGTGATGCGGGAAACCACCGCGTTCAGCATGCGTCCGATGCTGGAAAAAACCGTCAAGGGCGCGTTGCTTACCAATCTGCTGTTCGCGGTGGGCGTGCTGCTGAGCTAGGCGCATGCCCGCTGAGGCAGAGTAACGGCTTGTCCCGGTTGGCAAAATCACTACCGATTACTGATGCGGGTCAAAGCCGCAGTTGATGATTTTGCCAACAACAAACAGAAAGGGATATACTCAGTCTCACACTTCCAGCGGCAACAGACGTTACTCCTATGAAATACGATACTTCCGAACTGTGTGATATCTATCATGAAGAGGTCAATGTAGTTGAGCCTCTTTTCTCCAACTTTGGCGGGCGTAGTTCATTCGGCGGCAAAATCATCACGGTGAAATGCTTTGAGGATAATGGCCTGCTGTTCGACGTGCTGGAAGAAAACGGCAGCGGACGCGTGCTGTTGGTCGACGGCGGCGGCTCCGTTCGCCGGGCGCTGGTTGACGCTGAACTGGCGCGGCTGGCTACGCAGAACGAGTGGGAAGGCATCGTGGTGTACGGTGCGGTGCGTCAGGTCGATGACCTGTCGGAGCTGGACATCGGCATTCAGGCGATGGCGGCGACCCCGGCGGGGGCGGCCAGCGAAGGCATCGGCGAAACCGATATCCGGGTGAATTTCGGCGGCGTGACCTTCTTCTCCGGTGACCATCTGTATGCCGACAATACCGGCATCATTCTGTCTGAAGACCCGCTCGATCTGGAATAACAGGCGATACCCAAGGGCGTCAACAGACGCCCTGTGCGCATCCCGTCTGTCTGACTTCGGCGATTACTGAACGTCTTCCATTTTACCCAACAGCGCACGCAGGCGCTCTTGCCATACCAGCTGTTCCTGCTTTAACTGCTCGTTCTCGCGCATCAACGCATCACGGTTGCCCGCCATACTCTCCACTTCCTGCGACAACGTATTGTTCTTCTCTTTCAGCTCTTCGATTTCCATCTGCAACAGCGTGATCGTGTCAATCGCCTGCTGAACTTTCGCTTCCAGCTTCTCAAACACTTCAAATGACATAACTTCTAACCCCTTTTGATCGCACGGCATAAGCCGGTTAACGCAGATGTACCACGAACGGGTGCGTCACGGACGGCATTTCATCAACAGATGCCTCACGTCTTCACACCCCGGCGCTGGCGCGCCCGACGTAAACGCCAGCCAAATTGTATGTAGCCGGATCAGGCGTGTCCAGCGCACCGCCGGTAAAACAGCGACTCTGCCTGCTTTTTCGCTCATACGCTATCAGCACAGACTGAAAATCACCCTGATCATTATTAAACAGCTTTAATGTTAATGCATTTAACACCCCTGTTAACACCCGCCCGGCGGGCAGATGAGTGCTTTGTCGCTAATTACGCGAATGCGCGCATTTTCTTGACGCATCACACACATTTTGATTTCGATATTTCTCGTTTTCGAGCATTAACGATAAATTCACATCCGAAATACAAAAAGAGTCTGGCCGTGAATCCTTCCAGGACCGACGGGACAGACCAGAAACGCGCAGGTTATTCCATCGGCCTGCGTCAACCATCCATGCTGTAGCCTACAAGCAGGAACAAGCATTATGAGTCAATCTGAACTTTCTACCCTTAAAGGCCAGTGCATCGCCGAGTTTCTCGGCACTGGCCTGTTGATTTTCTTTGGCGTTGGCTGTGTGGCGGCTTTGAAACTGGCGGGCGCCAGCTTCGGGCAATGGGAAATCAGCATTATCTGGGGGTTGGGCGTCGCCATGGCGATCTACCTGACCGCCGCGATTTCCGGCGCGCACCTCAATCCGGCGGTGACCATTGCATTATGGCTGTTCGCCTGCTTCGACGGCCGCAAAGTGATGCCGTATATCCTCGCGCAGGTGGCCGGCGCATTCTGCTCGGCCGCATTGGTCTACGGCCTCTATCACAACCTGTTCGACAATATCGAGCAGACGCACAATATGGTGCGCGGCAGTGTGGAAAGCCTCGATCTGGCCGGGATCTTCTCCACCTACCCCAACCCGCATATTTCGGTCTTGCAGGCCTTCCTGGTGGAAATGGTCATCACCGCCATTCTGATGTGCCTGATTCTGGCGCTGACCGACGACGGCAACGGCATTCCGCGCGGGCCGCTGGCGCCGTTGCTGATCGGTATTCTGATCGCGGTGATCGGCGCATCGATGGGGCCGTTGACCGGATTTGCCATGAACCCGGCGCGTGACGCGGGTCCGAAGCTGTTTGCCTATTTCGCTGGCTGGGGCAAGATTGCACTGACCGGCGGGCGCGATATTCCTTATATGCTGATACCGATTTTCGGCCCGATTGTCGGCGCCTGTCTGGGCGCGTTCAGCTATCGCACCCTGATTGGCCGCAACCTGCCCTGCGATGTCTGCGCGACAGACAACGACACGGCAGCGTCAGCCCAAACCCGTAAGGTCTAACCCTACTCCGCTCACAGGATTACGTTTATGAACCAGGAAAAAAAATACATCGTCGCGCTCGACCAGGGAACCACCAGCTCACGAGCTGTCGTACTGGACCATGACGCCAACATCGTCAGCGTATCCCAGCGGGAATTTACCCAGATCTACCCCAAAGCGGGCTGGGTAGAACACGACCCGATGGAAATCTGGGCCTCGCAAAGCTCCACACTGGTGGAAGCGCTGGCGAAAGCCGGCATCAGCAGCGACGAAATCGCCGGCATCGGTATCACCAACCAGCGTGAAACCGCCGTGGTATGGGAAAAAGAAACCGGCAAACCCATCTACAACGCCATCGTCTGGCAATGCCGCCGCTCCGCCGACATCTGCGAAAAACTGAAAAAAGACGGGCTGGAAGAGTACATCCGCGCCAACACCGGCCTGGTGGTCGACCCGTATTTTTCCGGCACCAAGGTCAAATGGATCCTCGACCATGTGGAAGGCTCACGTGAACGCGCCCGCCGCGGCGAGCTGCTTTTCGGCACCATCGACACCTGGCTTATCTGGAAAATGACTCAGGGTCGCGTCCACGTCACTGATTACACCAACGCCTCCCGCACCATGTTGTTCAACATCCATACGCTGGACTGGGACGAACGCATGCTGGAAGTGCTGGATATCCCGCGCGCGATGCTGCCGCAGGTGCGCCCGTCCTCCGAGGTTTACGGCCAGACCAACATCGGCGGCAAAGGCGGCACCCGCATTCCCATCGCCGGTATCGCCGGCGACCAGCAGGCGGCGCTGTACGGCCAACTGTGCGTACATCCCGGCATGGCGAAAAACACCTACGGCACCGGCTGCTTCCTGCTGATGAACACCGGCACCGAAGCGGTACGCTCCAAACACGGCCTGCTGACCACCATCGCCTGCGGCCCGCGCGGCGAAGTGAACTATGCGCTGGAAGGCGCGGTATTTATCGGCGGCGCGTCGATCCAGTGGCTGCGCGACGAACTGAAACTGATTGGCGATGCGATGGACTCCGAATACTTCGCCACCAAGGTGAAAGACAGCAATGGCGTCTATGTGGTGCCGGCGTTCACCGGGCTGGGCGCGCCCTACTGGGACCCGTACGCCCGCGGCGCAATTTTCGGCCTGACCCGCGGCGTTAACGCCAATCACATCATCCGCGCCACGCTGGAATCC from Dickeya fangzhongdai encodes the following:
- the glpK gene encoding glycerol kinase GlpK; the encoded protein is MNQEKKYIVALDQGTTSSRAVVLDHDANIVSVSQREFTQIYPKAGWVEHDPMEIWASQSSTLVEALAKAGISSDEIAGIGITNQRETAVVWEKETGKPIYNAIVWQCRRSADICEKLKKDGLEEYIRANTGLVVDPYFSGTKVKWILDHVEGSRERARRGELLFGTIDTWLIWKMTQGRVHVTDYTNASRTMLFNIHTLDWDERMLEVLDIPRAMLPQVRPSSEVYGQTNIGGKGGTRIPIAGIAGDQQAALYGQLCVHPGMAKNTYGTGCFLLMNTGTEAVRSKHGLLTTIACGPRGEVNYALEGAVFIGGASIQWLRDELKLIGDAMDSEYFATKVKDSNGVYVVPAFTGLGAPYWDPYARGAIFGLTRGVNANHIIRATLESIAYQTRDVLDAMQADADTRLQSLRVDGGAVANNFLMQFQSDILGTRVERPQVRESTALGAAFLAGLATGFWNDLDEVKSKTAIEREFRPSIETVERNFRYRGWQKAVERARAWEEHDE
- the zapB gene encoding cell division protein ZapB, encoding MSFEVFEKLEAKVQQAIDTITLLQMEIEELKEKNNTLSQEVESMAGNRDALMRENEQLKQEQLVWQERLRALLGKMEDVQ
- a CDS encoding MIP/aquaporin family protein, with product MSQSELSTLKGQCIAEFLGTGLLIFFGVGCVAALKLAGASFGQWEISIIWGLGVAMAIYLTAAISGAHLNPAVTIALWLFACFDGRKVMPYILAQVAGAFCSAALVYGLYHNLFDNIEQTHNMVRGSVESLDLAGIFSTYPNPHISVLQAFLVEMVITAILMCLILALTDDGNGIPRGPLAPLLIGILIAVIGASMGPLTGFAMNPARDAGPKLFAYFAGWGKIALTGGRDIPYMLIPIFGPIVGACLGAFSYRTLIGRNLPCDVCATDNDTAASAQTRKV